The following proteins come from a genomic window of Sorghum bicolor cultivar BTx623 chromosome 3, Sorghum_bicolor_NCBIv3, whole genome shotgun sequence:
- the LOC8054676 gene encoding protein ZINC INDUCED FACILITATOR 1 — MESRNGEVQELPPPPPPPPPPPPVNTIHEPLAAEETKKNYHEGCPGCRLDEVNKISTGIPYLNFFFIWIICLTTAALPIQSMYPYLYFLIRDLKIAKQEQDIGFYAGFVGGTYFLTRTISSVPWGIFADKYGRKPCIVMSIISVIVFNTLFGISKSYWMAIVTRGLLGLLSGIIGPVKAYATEVCRKEHQALGMSLVTSSVAAGLVVGPAIGGFLAQPAEKYPRIFSKESIFGRFPYFLPCLVISILAAVSCIACIWLPETLHFHKNEKVDAVDEVEAQVGHSNVEGGKAKESGGTSTKNILKNWQLMSSIILYCIFCLRDTAYLEIFSLWAVSSRKFQGLSLTSQDVGLVLVISGLGVLVYQLVGYPLIARYFGPIRPLRPAAVLSILVLATYPFIAKLQGLELKILINIASLLGNTFSATIITACNILQNTAVTQEQRGVANGISVTLMSLLKSVAPVAGGIMFSWAQKHMTGLLLPGDQILFLMINMVAIIGLILTFKPFFSMSDALRRL, encoded by the exons ATGGAGTCTCGCAATGGCGAAGTTCAAGAGTTgcctcctccacctccacctccacctcctcctcctcctgtaaATACCATCCATGAGCCTCTTGCTGCCGAGGAAACAAAGAAGAACTACCATGAAGGATGCCCTGGGTGCCGGCTGGATGAGGTGAACAAGATCAGCACCGGCATCCCCTACCtcaatttcttcttcatctggatTATCTGCCTCACTACTGCCG CTCTGCCCATTCAATCAATGTACCCTTATCTATACTTCCTG ATCAGGGATTTGAAAATTGCAAAGCAAGAGCAAGACATAGGGTTCTATGCTGGATTTGTTG GGGGAACTTATTTCCTTACTAGAACCATTAGTTCTGTGCCATGGGGTATATTTGCTGACAAGTACGGAAGGAAGCCATGCATCGTGATGAGCATCATCTCAGT GATTGTGTTCAACACACTCTTTGGCATTAGCAAGAGTTATTGGATGGCAATTGTAACTAGGGGGTTGCTTGGGTTGCTCTCTGGTATAATAGGACCAGTCAAG GCCTATGCTACAGAAGTTTGTAGGAAAGAACATCAAGCTCTAGGAATGTCTCTT GTTACATCATCAGTAGCggcaggtcttgttgttggaccaGCTATTGGAGGCTTTCTTGCACAG CCTGCAGAAAAGTACCCACGTATTTTCTCCAAAGAGTCTATATTTGGAAG GTTTCCATACTTCCTCCCATGCTTGGTCATATCAATTCTAGCAGCAGTATCATGTATCGCATGCATTTGGCTTCCG GAAACGCTGCACTTTCACAAGAATGAGAAAGTAGACGCTGTTGATGAAGTGGAAGCACAAGTTGGTCACTCAAACGTAGAAGGTGGAAAAGCTAAAGAATCTGGTGGCACATCTACAAAGAATATACTAAAGAACTGGCAATTGATGTCATCAATAATCCTCTATTGTATATTTTGTCTTCGTGACACAGCTTATCTTGAG ATATTTTCACTCTGGGCAGTGAGCAGTAGAAAATTCCAAGGCCTGAGTTTGACATCCCAGGATGTTGGTCTTGTGCTAGTCATTTCAG GTTTGGGTGTTCTGGTATATCAACTTGTTGGTTATCCCTTAATTGCCAGGTATTTTGGACCAATCAGACCATTACGACCTGCTGCG GTCTTGTCTATACTTGTCCTGGCAACATATCCCTTCATAGCCAAACTACAAGGGCTAGAACTCAAAATACTAATCAACATAGCTTCACTTTTGGGGAACACATTTTCT GCTACAATTATTACTGCATGCAACATTCTGCAAAACACTGCAGTG ACACAAGAACAGAGAGGTGTTGCAAATGGCATCTCTGTGACTCTAATGTCATTGCTCAAAAGTGTAGCTCCAGTAGCGGGAGGAATTAT GTTTTCATGGGCTCAGAAGCACATGACTGGGCTGTTATTACCGG GTGACCAGATCTTATTCCTGATGATAAACATGGTGGCAATAATCGGACTAATTTTGACGTTCAAGCCATTTTTCTCTATGTCAGATGCATTGAGACGTTTATAA
- the LOC8076890 gene encoding protein ZINC INDUCED FACILITATOR-LIKE 1 yields the protein MESHSGEVQELPRPTPPPPPHNTGDNEPLTTEETKKHYHKGCPGCQLEEANQIRTGIPYLNFFYIWIIGLTSTLPIQSLFPYQYFMIRDMNIAKREEDIGFYAGFVGASYFSGRTFSSVPWGIFADKYGRKPCIVISILSVIVFNTLFGLSTRYWMVIVTRGLLGTFCGILGPIKAYATEVCRKEHQALGMSLVTSSRAIAFVVGPAIGGFLAQPAEKYPHIFSKESIFGRFPYFLPNFTISILAMGSCIACIWLPETLHFHNDGKVGGADEEEAQISEEVEAQNLLKNWQFMSSVIIYCVFSLHDVAYLESFSLWAVSKRKFKGLSLTTQDVGIVLAISGIGLLVYQFVVYPFIAKYFGPIRPLRPAAILSILLLTTYPFMDNLKGSELKVLISIASILKNIFSATITTACNILQNTAVTQKQRGAANGISVTLMSFFKAVAPAGAGILFSWTQKHVTGLFLPGDQILFLVISMVAVIGLILTFKPFFSMSNALSRS from the exons ATGGAGTCTCATAGTGGCGAGGTTCAAGAGTTGCCACGTCCaactccaccacctcctcctcacaACACGGGCGATAATGAGCCTCTTACAACTGAGGAGACAAAGAAGCACTACCACAAGGGGTGCCCCGGGTGTCAGCTGGAAGAGGCGAATCAGATCAGAACAGGCATCCCCTACCTCAACTTCTTCTACATCTGGATCATCGGCCTCACCTCCA CTCTGCCGATCCAATCATTGTTCCCTTATCAATACTTCATG ATCAGGGACATGAATATTGCAAAGCGGGAGGAAGACATCGGGTTCTATGCTGGATTTGTTG GGGCATCTTATTTCTCAGGTAGAACCTTTAGTTCTGTGCCTTGGGGCATATTTGCTGACAAGTATGGAAGGAAGCCCTGCATCGTGATTAGCATCCTCTCAGT GATTGTTTTCAACACATTATTTGGTCTTAGCACAAGATACTGGATGGTAATTGTAACTAGGGGATTGCTTGGGACGTTTTGTGGTATATTGGGACCAATCAAG GCCTATGCTACAGAAGTCTGCAGGAAAGAGCACCAAGCTCTAGGAATGTCTCTT GTTACATCATCACGAGCGATAGCTTTTGTTGTTGGACCAGCTATTGGAGGGTTTCTTGCACAG CCTGCAGAAAAGTACCCACATATTTTCTCCAAAGAATCCATATTTGGGAG GTTTCCATACTTCCTCCCAAATTTTACCATATCGATACTAGCAATGGGATCGTGCATCGCATGCATTTGGCTTCCT GAAACACTACACTTTCACAATGATGGAAAGGTAGGAGGTGCTGATGAAGAGGAGGCACAAATTTCTGAGGAAGTGGAAGCACAA AACCTGCTAAAGAACTGGCAATTTATGTCATCAGTAATCATCTACTGTGTGTTTTCTCTCCATGATGTAGCTTACCTTGAG TCATTTTCACTCTGGGCTGTGAGCAAAAGGAAATTTAAGGGCCTAAGTTTGACAACCCAAGATGTGGGTATTGTACTAGCCATCTCAG GTATTGGTCTTCTGGTATATCAATTTGTTGTTTATCCTTTCATTGCCAAATATTTTGGACCAATCAGGCCATTACGTCCTGCTGCG ATCTTGTCCATACTTCTCCTCACAACGTATCCCTTCATGGACAACTTAAAAGGGTCAGAGCTCAAAGTACTAATCAGCATAGCTTCAATTTTGAAGAATATATTCTCA GCTACAATTACTACTGCATGCAACATTCTACAAAACACAGCAGTG ACACAGAAACAAAGAGGTGCTGCAAATGGCATCTCCGTGACTCTGATGTCATTTTTCAAAGCAGTGGCTCCAGCAGGAGCAGGAATTTT GTTTTCATGGACTCAAAAGCATGTGACTGGGTTGTTCTTACCAG GTGACCAGATCCTATTTCTAGTGATAAGCATGGTTGCAGTAATAGGGCTAATTCTGACATTCAAGCCATTTTTCTCCATGTCAAATGCGTTGAGCCGTTCATAA
- the LOC8078111 gene encoding uncharacterized protein LOC8078111, whose product MRPSAGVRRGRRGLSTDACAALGEAGREEDEERRAEGGGPSGLLAERAGGRRAGREIIQQRPGHPLFFFKNPPPLPAPLLAPIPVPTTRRRRWASRRSPRASASRGPAPAHRHPQGRRASSPLRRQLRLFCPRHGRGLQGHHLPGDRCVQFLVIFERAEAVHMSGISEKAYIRSSNAGQLFDELPVMTLHVCELGIQFGCVRLMPFVHKGLSM is encoded by the exons ATGCGGCCTTCCGCTGGGGTGAGACGAGGGAGGAGAGGGTTGAGCACGGACGCGTGCGCGGCGCTGGGCGAAGCCGGGAGAGAGGAAGACGAGGAGCGAAGAGCCGAGGGCGGTGGTCCGTCGGGGCTTTTGGCagagcgggcgggcgggcgccgGGCGGG CCGTGAAATAATCCAGCAACGGCCGGGCCAtcctctgtttttttttaaaaatccaCCTCCGCTCCCCGCCCCACTCCTAGCACCGATCCCCGTCCCTACGACGCGCCGGCGGCGATGGGCATCCCGGCGATCACCACGCGCCTCGGCGTCTCGGGGTCCCGCACCGGCGCACCGTCATCCACAAGGCCGGCGAGCTTCGTCGCCTCTACGACGTCAACTTCGACTCTTCTGTCCTCGGCATG GGCGAGGTCTACAAGGCCATCATCTGCCTGGAGATCGCTGCGTCCAG TTCCTGGTGATATTTGAACGTGCGGAGGCTGTGCACATGAGCGGGATTTCTGAGAAGGCGTACATCAGATCATCTAATGCTGGTCAACTGTTCGATGAATTGCCCGT GATGACTTTACATGTGTGTGAATTGGGCATCCAGTTTGGTTGTGTCAGGTTGATGCCTTTTGTTCACAAGGGATTATCGATGTAA